The following DNA comes from Camelina sativa cultivar DH55 chromosome 14, Cs, whole genome shotgun sequence.
GTTCGTTGGTGGGAAGAGATGGGTTGGAATAAGATCTTGTTTGGCTGAGGCTAGGGTGTGTGATGATTTGAGTTATGGTCCTGTTAGTCAGATCGCTGATGCCTTTTATCACAAGAACTTGTCTCCAAtccaggttttttttttgtctataatttAAGAGTTATATAAGTagtttattttagaaaaaaaaatcattggtACGGTTAAATTCATcattaagtttttatataatagtaaaaaaataaaattgcaagACAAGTTTAGACGAATTTaggttttgtatatattttcgtTGTTTTGATAAGTTTTGTATTAGTACGTATAAGTTATATGTCAATGTTAATGATATTGGTTATGTAATTCAATTAGTGGTTGTGTTTGAGTAGTCAGGTTGTTGTAAGCCGCCATCAGATTGCAACTTCGAGTTCAGAAACGCTACTATGTGGATGCCACCGACCAAAAACGAAACGGCGGTTGGGGCGAACAACAACGGAGACTGCGGTACATGGAGCAACGTGCAAACGGAGTTGTGTTACAATTGCAACGCATGCAAAGCGGGAGTGTTAGCCAACATAAGAGCGAAGTGGAGGAATCTTCTGGTCTTCAACATTTGTCTCCTCGTTCTCCTCATCATCGTCTATTCCTGCGGTTGCTGTGCTCGTCGTAACAATCGGACGGCTAGGAAAAGCGATTGTGCTTGATATCATCTTAAATTTTAATTGcttttgtttctatgttttcttttagtttgtttgtttttctttattaaggtcatttatctttcttcttcttaggacAATGTCAATGTCATGTTTCACAACAATTATCATGAATTTAGCACATTTCACTAGTTTTACCATCGacatttcataaataattttctttatttaactATAATAAGTAGGCACATTTCTAATCATAATATTAAATTGGTTTCGTATATAGATAAAGTTTCATAACAATCAAATGAATAtttgaacaacaaaaaaagttcaatcATTATGAAGTTATCATATTTCAATAGCCGTACAGAAATGAATACGTGGTCTAATCTATTTTTATCAGCAACCATTAACNNNNNNNNNNNNNNNNNNNNNNNNNNNNNNNNNNNNNNNNNNNNtttttttttttaaaaaaaaaaaaaaaaaaaaaaaaaaaaaaaaaaaaaaaaaaatcttcatttgGCAAGTTCTCCTTttcattgatcatcatcatcacctcttAATGATCTCTTCGATCTCTACCGTGGACAATATTGATTAATCGGTTCTGATTTGGATTCCTAAAGAAGATTAGAAAAAATGGAGGGACAGATTAGACAACTAAAAGACATTTTCGACCGGTTCGACATGGACGCAGACGGAAGCTTGACAATTTTAGAACTCGCTGCGCTTCTCCGGTCACTCGGCCTCAAACCTTCAGGCGACCAAATCCACGTTTTGCTAGCTAGCATGGACTCAAACGGCAACGGTTTTGTCGAATTTGATGAGCTTGTTGGCACGATTCTTCCTGATCTGAACGAAGAGATCCTTATCAATTCAGAGCAATTACTCGACATTTTCAAATCGTTCGATAGAGATGGTAACGGATTCATCAGCGCGGCCGAGCTTGCCGGAGCAATGGCCAAGATGGGTCAACCATTGACGTATAAAGAACTAACGGAAATGATCAAAGAAGCAGATACAAATGGAGACGGTGTAATTAGTTTTGGTGAATTTGCTTCCATTATGGCAAAATCTGCTGTTGattattttggattaaaaattaattcatgATCGTTCAAATCCATATGTTTATTTCTCTCGATTCATAACATCAAGTCTTCAAGCTAGATTGATcgaaaatttgatatataatttagagAAAACAGTGTCTTTAAGATCCAAGGACGACGATTAAAGAGGgaaaaactcaaagaaacagatgttcttgaaatttgagaaacaatatgaaatctAGAAAACAAGCTCATGTGGTTTCATTCCTTGACTCAATGAGAACCTGGCTCCAAGGTACATCTTGAGCTCTGGGACTGCTTCAATGGATTTGATCACAGCAGCATCAATGGTTTTCtggtcttctttcttctcttgtgggatctctttcttctcctgtTTAAACAAACAATCGTCATGGATAAGgtaatgtaacaaaaaaaaaaaaaaatggaaacacaAACAATCCATTTCTGGTTAGTTTACTAACATGTAAACTAAAAATATGTACAtacctctttctctccttcgaAGAACTCgccttctcctttcttcttcttcttctcagcaaCCTTTCCAAAGTACTTGTCATCGAATTTCTCAGTGTTGACTCCAGAAATGTCAACCTTTGTTGAGGTTCCAATAACATAAGCCTGGTTCACACGTCTCAATGGAACACCATTGATCTTGAACGGGCCTAAAATGAAGcagatcaaacaaacaaacagaaataCATCAGCAAAGTTTACAAATTGAACAAAccacaacaaatcaaaaccaacactaccaaaagagataaaagaacTCACCTGTAACAAGAAGCAGACCAGAAGAAAGTTGCTTCAGGAATACAACTCTCTTTCCCTTGAACCTACCAGCAAGAATGATCAACACAGTTCCTGGAGTGATGCTTGCTCTGCAAATACACAACATAATGCAAAaccatattaatatttgattacacatatatatcatcaaagTGTTACATGATTAACAGAGCATACGAGTTCTATGAATCCTACATTCCCACAAATCCTAGAAACTTAAACGATCTCTACTATATTCCCAGTAGATCCAAAACCATTCTAATACATTTAGatagaaactgaaaaaaaaacgaatcgaagaagaagaagagaaatgggTGATTACTTTAGCTTGGTGGGATTGTGCTTGCGTCTGTTAGCAAGTGGCTTCTTAACGTCTTCGGCAGGGTAAAACTTGGCTGGCTTCTCAACCGGAGCATCGACCTTAGACTTAGCATCGTGACGGGGGAAAACGCCGCCGTTTTTGGCCTTGATTGCCCATAGACCTCTCTTGTGGTACATCTGAGACCTCGAGTATTTGCCGACACCCCTGATTAGGTCAGGGTTGCGGTTAACTTTGGGAGTTCTCTGCTTCGCCGCCGGCATCTTTGCTGTTTCTGTGTGACACAAAATCTCTCAGTGGCGTAGAAACCCTAGTTGAGAGTAATCAGCTGTTAAATATAAGGACGATAGCATCAccaaaattaaaacctaatggGCCTTTTTGGGTTTGTAAACTCTAATGGGCTTAATAATATGGGTTTCGAAGTTAGGTTGCAAATCATTCTgtaagaaagaaatatatatttttttctgtagtattttttaaaaaacttatgcttcggtttaaaacattttcatgtatttttaatatatcatatgatacactaaaaaaacaataaaatgaatCAAAGTGGTTCATGGATATTTTTTAGtgtataagaaaacaaaatacagaaGAACACCAAACATAagcataagaaaaaaatttataaagtatacAACATAACTTAAATgtgataaaataaatagtaaaaagaaagattaattgTGCTATTGTCATTCCTACAGAATATAGATGTTAGCAAACAATGGAAACAATGGAGAAAACAGACTAAAgaaatgtaataaaagaaacaacGTCCCGAATAAGTCTTCAAACTTGTTAATGCTTCATGTGTGGACGAGCAAACCCCGGCTgcatcaataaccaaacaaacatattagtGTATGTACACAGAGTCTTGCTGGATAACTTCAATGTTTTAGAGCGTTTTGATTATAGCATCACTCTAGTTAAAATTACCTGAAGCAGTTTTGAAGGAGCTTCTTGATGAACAGGACCATGGCTTCTTGTTTTCCTTCTATCCAACGCAGGACTTGTATTAGCTACGGTTATGTCCCAAAAGCTTCTCTTTTTAGCTGCTGCAACTGGAGATGCAAACCGATGGCTTGGGCTTTTTagctccttctccttctcctttggTCTCAAGCTCCCTCTTGTGACAAtccttcttgtttctttgccTCTTTCTGGAGTTTTCTCGCTCTTTCTACTACAAATATCTTTCATTAATTCGTCTTTTTGCTTCTTCATCTGCAACCCATGTTCCCTCTTCAttctctccatctccatcttcaaTGCCTTAACAGTTAGCTGAAGTTCCTTGACAGCTTCTTCTGCTTTTGTCCTTTTGGATGATTCTGGTGTGAAACATGTCCCTGATAACAACGAGTgccttggtttcttcttctgctgagCTGTTAGCCCAGATGGTGGAGTCATTAGAGATGAGATTGATGGAGGTGTCAGAGAaacgttgttgttgttattagcAGCGGCCAAGTTCTCTGCTTGAAGAGTCAAAAGCTTTTGCTGCTGCTTCGCAAGCTGGACACGCAATTCACGGTTCTCTTTCTGAAGCTCTAACATTCCTTCAGACGAATCTCCTTGGCTCGATCAGCCCAATGGAGAGTGTTTTGTGTTTCACCAAAAGATTGACTGCTTGGACTTATATTAGCAATCATCACCGTGTTACACGAGCCGCCTAGTGAATCTTTGAGTAGTTGTGTGAGCTTTGAGTTTCGGTAAGGAATATGTTTCTTGCCTTCCACAAGCGCATTAATGCAACTACTTAATGCAAGAAgtgatttgtttatgtttgctCCTTCCAGTGATCTAAGCGTCCTTTGATCAGTTGCTAGCGCTCTTTCAGAACCCGCAAGATCAATGAGGGATAGCTTCCCTACCCGGCTGATAATATTCATGGAAGCATCTCTAGTCTTATACTCCACTATGACCTAACGAACAGCAACAAAAGATCAACTTAAGACATTCCAGGCCTCAAAATTGATGATACACTATTGATTTGACGTGATATATAACTGAGAAAGATGCGAATTCTAACCTGAAGGATGGCGTGTGAGCGGGAAGATGTTTCATTGCAACGAGTTGGCTCAGtagttctgttttgatttcccCTTTGGAGCAAAGCCATAACCTGCAATAAGCCATAACAAACGAATATCATAGATTAGCTTTTGTTGTTCATGATCATTCAAAATGGAAAATGTATAGATTAGAAACCTCATCTGTTGAATAAGCTCTATATTGTGTGAGACCAGCAGCCACAATTCCCTGATTTCGATTACATTCAGAGAAAAGCAAATGAGTGAGACCAATGTGTTTTTATCTAAAtctaaaagagacaaaaagaaatctcagttttaTGTTTACCTGCTTATCTTCGCGGAGAATGAGAGGCCTACCAGGTGAAAGCAAATCTCTTACGGTTTCATTATAAACCTCAAGATAAGAAAGATGAACAACATGGTTCCCATCTAAGCTTCTCTGTCTAACTTTAGCAAACAAATCTTTGATTGCTAAAACCATCACACCGGGATTATCCATTGTCCCTAGCATCGTATAAGTCTTGCCTGCTCCCGTAGCACCGTAGCAGAAAACAGAACCATTTCTTCCTTCAAGAACTGCTCCAACAAGGTCTCCTGTTCTGAATAAATCAAAGGGGAAAAGACATCTAAGAACTTGATTGCTAATGAAAGGATACACCATTGAAGACAATACAGGGATGATTGAATACACTTACGTGGTGGAATAAACTTCATGCTGTGTAGTGGTTTCAGGAAATGAAGAATCAAAGGTGAAATGACGAACACGGAGCCTCTTGAGCCTAAGGTAATCGTTCTCATTCGTAAACTCCGTAAGATAAACATCTCGTTTATTCAAAATCTTGACACAACACCTTGAAccattctctttttcctttttccccaTTGGTCTAAGCCTAACAAACACCAAAATCCGACTCACAGAAGCATCAAGACTCTCAATTTTTTCAGCTTCCGTAACGTTTCTAGCTCCATTACCCATTGACAGCTTCCTAATCACAGCACTAGGCTTAACCGGAACCGAATTAATCCCAAAAATCCGATCAGCTTCGACTACATTGTTCTCTTTGGTATCTTCTTCAACAAAGTTAGAATCTTTACCGTCTCGGCGATGAAAGTCATCTCCTTTCTTGCAAGAATCAAGCAGCTGAGTCTTGAATCTGAGATCTTCAGGTTTGGGAGAGTGATTATGATTAGGGTTCCGGAGAGAAAANNNNNNNNNNNNNNNNNNNNNNNNNNNNNNNNNNNNNNNNNNNNNNNNNNNNNNNNNNNNNNNNNNNNNNNNNNNNNNNNNNNNNNNNNNNNNNNNNNNNNNNNNNNNNNNNNNNNNNNNNNNNNNNNNNNNNNNNNNNNNNNNNNNNNNNNNNNNNNNNNNNNNNNNNNNNNNNNNNNNNNNNNNNNNNNNNNNNNNNNNNNNNNNNNNNNNNNNNNNNNNNNNNNNNNNNNNNNNNNNNNNNNNNNNNNNNNNNNNNNNNNNNNNNNNNNNNNNNNNNNNNNNNNNNNNNNNNNNNNNNNNNNNNNNNNNNNNNNNNNNNNNNNNNNNNNNNNNNNNNNNNNNNNNNNNNNNNNNNNNNNNNNNNNNNNNNNNNNNNNNNNNNNNNNNNNNNNNNNNNNNNNNNNNNNNNNNNNNNNNNNNNNNNNNNNNNNNNNNNNNNNNNNNNNNNNNNNNNNNNNNNNNNNNNNNNNNNNNNNNNNNNNNNNNNNNNNNNNNNNNNNNNNNNNNNNNNNNNNNNNNNNNNNNNNNNNNNNNNNNNNNNNNNNNNNNNNNNNNNNNNNNNNNNNNNNNNNNNNNNNNNNNNNNNNNNNNNNNNNNNNtttttttttttttttttttctccagaaaTCTAAGATTTTCACACCATCCAAAGCCAACAAAAGAGAGCAAAGAAGAGATCTGGTGTGTGATCTTTTTGGAGTTAAAGTTTATGAACTACTCAAACGCCGTTGATTGGAGTGAAGAAAGTGTGTGCGTTGGTCAAAATGAAAGCTttgagagagagtgtgtgtgtgggtgtagtttagattttgattaattgctatttatttttcagtcttggttttggttttggattaaGAGGAAACgcaaattaaggaaaaaattgaaggagtttttttgaaaatttatttgtaacgGTCATAAATTTGCTTTGTATTGTCCATTGCCCAGTGTTTGAGCTTTTATGAGTTGTGGTCCACTttaatattcctttttttacataaataaaaaaaactttataaagaTCATCAGTGACATTattgcattttttgtttttttttttcaatatgttttattgagtgtttttctttttccgttTTGATATTGAGAATCGAGTTAGATTCCACATTTACcattttggtttcattttttttctgttttgatataGAAAATCGAGTTAGATTCCACATTTACCATTTTGGTTTGTTACTACACCTTTGGTTTacttctgttttaaaaaaagaaaaatcgtttttatcttattaaaaacccaaaaaaataataatggtagaatatttgtttaatttttacttCAGGATACTTTTCAAAGATAAAATTTTTANaaaaaaaaaaaaaaaaaaaaaaaaaaaaaaaaaaaaaaaaaaaaaaaaaaaaaaaaaaaaaaaaaaaaaaaaaaaaaaaaaaaaacgaaagccGAAACAAAAAGAGACGCGAGCCATTCGCTGGAGTCATATTAGCTGAGCCTTAAAGAAAAGTCTCAAATCCCCAAAAACCAGCCGAGCGATTGAGCCAAGCTACTGTGCCCTAGCTCCTCTCCTCCGTCAAATTCGCCCCAAACCAACGGATCTGCCGTCGTGACCAATCCCTCAGATCGGCGAACATCTGACTCAAAGCTCATCTCTCCCTTAAATCGGCTCAGAGAGATCCAGCGCCGATCCTCCTTCTCCCCCCTCTCTGTTCTGGCGGCTGTTTCTCTCTGCTTTCCctccaaataattaaaaaaacaaaactttcacTCTCTCGCAAccgttttttctctctctttacagATGGATTGGAACGTAAACAATGCGTTCAAAACCTACAAAggtaaacaaaaatatcaaaactctGATTATCGTAGAGCTTATATAGTTGAAGTGTGGAACTTGCTTTCTTGTGCTGGGTCTTAGTGTTTTTGTATTGGTTTATTAACTGAGACGATAACTACTAATATGATGCAGAGATGGAACCTAAAGCTATGATGGATATGACACTTGTTCCACACCCTGATCCCATTGACATTGGATtaggctcttcttcttctgataaaGCTAATACTGTTACCCCTAAACGGAAGAAGACAATGACATCTGTCTATCTCAAATATTTTGAGACTGCACCAGACAGCAAAACTCGTAAATGCAAATTCTGTGGACAAAGCTATTCCATTGCTACAGCCACtggtatttctttttttttatatctttgttACTTCAGTGATTCATTCTTAAGCACTaggataagaa
Coding sequences within:
- the LOC104740548 gene encoding tetraspanin-11-like, which produces MFRVSNFVVGLANTLVMLVGISAIGYSIYMFVHQGVTDCESAIRAPLLTTGCILFVVSLIGVIGSCFKENFAMVSYLIILFTGIVALMGFSIFLFFVTNKGAGHVVSGRGYREYQTVDFSTWLNGFVGGKRWVGIRSCLAEARVCDDLSYGPVSQIADAFYHKNLSPIQSGCCKPPSDCNFEFRNATMWMPPTKNETAVGANNNGDCGTWSNVQTELCYNCNACKAGVLANIRAKWRNLLVFNICLLVLLIIVYSCGCCARRNNRTARKSDCA
- the LOC104740550 gene encoding probable calcium-binding protein CML15, encoding MEGQIRQLKDIFDRFDMDADGSLTILELAALLRSLGLKPSGDQIHVLLASMDSNGNGFVEFDELVGTILPDLNEEILINSEQLLDIFKSFDRDGNGFISAAELAGAMAKMGQPLTYKELTEMIKEADTNGDGVISFGEFASIMAKSAVDYFGLKINS
- the LOC104740549 gene encoding 60S ribosomal protein L6-1 yields the protein MPAAKQRTPKVNRNPDLIRGVGKYSRSQMYHKRGLWAIKAKNGGVFPRHDAKSKVDAPVEKPAKFYPAEDVKKPLANRRKHNPTKLKASITPGTVLIILAGRFKGKRVVFLKQLSSGLLLVTGPFKINGVPLRRVNQAYVIGTSTKVDISGVNTEKFDDKYFGKVAEKKKKKGEGEFFEGEKEEKKEIPQEKKEDQKTIDAAVIKSIEAVPELKMYLGARFSLSQGMKPHELVF